A DNA window from Stutzerimonas stutzeri contains the following coding sequences:
- a CDS encoding branched-chain amino acid ABC transporter permease has translation MTTIFDVPIQAFLGQLLIGLINGSFYAMLSLGLAIIFGMLKIINFAHGAQYMIGAFAGYLLLATLGIGYWPALILAPIIVGLCSAVIERLALSRLYNLDHLYSLLFTFGLALALEGAFRYFYGSSGQPYAVPKELAGGYNLGFMFLPKYRAWVVLASLVICIASWLLIEKTKLGAYLRAATENPTLVRTFGINVPLLLTFTYGMGAALAGLAGMLAAPIYQVSPLMGSNLIIVVFAVVVVGGMGSILGAIITGYMLGILEGLTKVFYPEASNIVIFVIMAIVLLVRPAGLMGRDA, from the coding sequence ATGACGACGATTTTCGATGTGCCGATCCAGGCCTTTCTCGGCCAGCTGCTGATCGGCCTGATCAACGGCTCGTTCTACGCCATGCTCAGCCTGGGCCTGGCGATCATCTTCGGCATGCTGAAGATCATCAACTTTGCCCACGGCGCGCAGTACATGATCGGCGCCTTCGCCGGCTACCTGCTGCTGGCCACCCTCGGCATCGGCTACTGGCCGGCGCTGATCCTTGCGCCAATCATCGTCGGCCTGTGCAGCGCGGTGATCGAGCGCCTGGCGCTGTCGCGGCTGTACAACCTCGACCACCTCTACAGCCTGCTCTTCACCTTCGGCCTGGCGCTCGCCCTGGAAGGCGCGTTCCGCTACTTCTATGGCTCCTCCGGGCAGCCCTACGCGGTGCCGAAAGAGCTCGCCGGCGGCTACAACCTGGGCTTCATGTTCCTGCCCAAATACCGCGCCTGGGTGGTGCTGGCCTCGCTGGTGATCTGCATCGCCAGCTGGCTGCTGATCGAAAAGACCAAGCTCGGCGCCTACCTGCGTGCCGCCACGGAAAACCCGACGCTGGTGCGCACCTTCGGCATCAACGTACCGCTGCTGCTGACCTTCACCTACGGCATGGGCGCGGCGCTGGCCGGCCTGGCCGGCATGCTCGCCGCGCCGATCTACCAGGTCAGTCCGCTGATGGGCTCGAACCTGATCATCGTGGTGTTCGCCGTGGTGGTGGTTGGTGGCATGGGCTCTATCCTCGGCGCCATAATCACCGGCTACATGCTGGGCATTCTCGAAGGGCTGACCAAGGTGTTCTATCCGGAGGCCTCCAACATCGTGATCTTCGTGATCATGGCGATCGTGCTGCTGGTGCGCCCGGCCGGGCTGATGGGGAGGGACGCCTGA